In one Diabrotica virgifera virgifera chromosome 7, PGI_DIABVI_V3a genomic region, the following are encoded:
- the LOC126888284 gene encoding uncharacterized protein LOC126888284 isoform X3 translates to MVRNCFVCRKTAYLHPELSFHSSYIEVEEVDIKVPISPYDARSLNSETGEFLTRRSYIEVEEVDIKVPISPSDARSLNSETGEFLTRRRRLSSSSSRTQTASSESTLTASETEELLVNENIEGHGSDRELPVNKIKSELNSSASETEELLGNENIKGHGSDRELSVKKIKSELNSSASETEELLGNENIKGHALDRELPVKKIKMRKHYVGDFSISDLDSPTTRQMYIESVKQTLAKKDKQINTLFKSNRRLKKRAEKLNSLVKSLREKLSASENSVSMLLASWPEEEKEDCFSGF, encoded by the exons GTCTTATATAGAGGTTGAAGAGGTAGATATTAAGGTTCCTATTAGTCCATATGATGCCCGCAGTTTAAATTCTGAAACTGGAGAATTTCTTACTAGAAG GTCTtacatagaggttgaagaggtaGATATTAAGGTTCCTATTAGTCCATCTGATGCCCGCAGTTTAAATTCTGAAACTGGAGAATTTCTTACTAGAAG acGAAGATTATCATCCAGCAGCTCAAGAACCCAAACAGCTAGCAGTGAGTCGACTTTAACTGCCTCAGAAACAGAGGAATTGTTAgttaatgaaaatattgaagggCATGGTTCAGATAGAGAACTACCAGTTAACAAAATTAAGAGTGAGCTAAATTCGTCTGCCTCAGAAACAGAGGAATTGTTAGGAAATGAAAATATTAAGGGGCATGGTTCAGATAGAGAATtatcagttaaaaaaattaagagTGAGCTAAATTCGTCTGCCTCAGAAACAGAGGAATTGCTGGGAAATGAAAATATTAAGGGGCATGCTTTAGATAGAGAATTaccagtaaaaaaaattaaaatgag aaaacaTTACGTGGGGGATTTTTCCATATCAGATTTAGATTCACCAACAACAAGGCAAATGTATATAGAATCAGTAAAGCAAACTTTAGCCAAAAAGGATAAGCAAATTAACACCCTTTTTAAATCTAATAGAAGATTGAAAAAACGAGCAGAAAAATTAAACTCGTTGGTGAAGTCATTAAGAGAAAAACTGTCTGCTTCAGAAAACTCTGTTTCTATGTTGTTG gcCTCTTggccagaagaagaaaaagaagattgtttCAGTGGTTTTTAA